DNA from Azospirillum humicireducens:
GCCGCGGTTCAGCCGGACATCCGAGAAGACCACCGTCTGACCGAAGGAGCGAGGGTCGCGGCGTTGATCGCCGAGGGACCGTTCGGCGGCGAGCGGGCTGGCGGCGGCCTCTTCCAACGGCGGAACCCGGTAGAACGCCACATGGCGTATCGATCCCCTGCTGAAAAGGACCGATTCGCCACCTCCCGCGATGGCGGCTTCGCCCGGACCGTCGCCAAGGGAATTCCGCAGACGACGCAGCATGTCCGGCAATCGAGCTGTCAAACGCATGGTGACTTTCCTCCCGGTCGGCCAGCGAAACCGCCAACCGCCAAAGATTAGGCAACTTTTCACGATCGGCCCTTTGCGATTGAAAGGGGGCCGCGGCGCCCCCTTCAATGACGGGCCGACGATCTCAGCCGAAGATCGCCTTCATCAGGATGAAGCCGACCGACGGGCAGACGAGGCAGCCGAAACCGGTGTAGAAGGTCGCGGTCAGCGCACCGTAGGGCACCAGACGCGCATCGGTGGCCGCGAGGCCGGCGGCGGTGCCGCTGGTGGTCCCCATCAGGCCGCCATAGACCATGGCCGCGGCCGGGTTGGTCAGGCCGAAGGGCTTGGCCAGGAACGGCGTCAGGATCATCACCGCGATGGACTTGACGACGCCGGCGGCGACCGACAGGGCGATCACGGTGGAGGAGGCGCCGACCGCCGAGCCGGTCACCGGGCCGACGATGAAGGTCACCGCGCCGGCGCCGATGGTGGTCAGCGAAACCGTATCGCGGTAGCCGAAGGCATAGGCGACGGCAACGCCGACCACGAAGGCGAGCGCCGTGCCGATGACCAGCGACAGCACACCGGCAAGGCCGGCCTTCTTCAGCTCGGACAGCTTCACGCCATAGGCGGTCGAGACGATGCAGAAATCGCGCAGCATGGCGCCGCCCATCAGGGCGAAGCCGGCGAACATCGGGATGTCGGCGATGCCCTTCTTGCCGCCGGTGGCGATTCCGCCGAAATAGGCCAGGGCCAGCCCGACGATGATCGCCACCGCCGAACCGTGGATGCGGTTCCTGGTGATGTGTTTGGAGAAGGCGAAGCAGAGCCAGGTCAGGATGCCGACGATCACGAAGGCGAAGATCAGCGGACGGTCGCCGACCAGGGACGCGACGAATGCGTTGTTCATGACGATGTCTCCCCTGTCAGGCCTTGCTGGGTTCGGTTTCGTCGCCGAAGGTCGAGGTCGCGGCCCCGGCCATCGCGGCCAGCGGACGGATCAGGACGAAGCAGACGACGACGGACAGAATCCCGGCGATGAAGGCGATCCAGCCGCCCGACAGCGCTGCCGCGACGTTCTGGGTCGCTGCCATCGCGATGACGACGGGGATGTACATGGCGTTCCAGAACATGATGCCGTCTTCCGACGCCTTGGGCAGCCAGCCCTTCGCCTTCACCCATGGCGTCACGAAGACGAGCAGCAGCATCGCGAAGCCGACGCCGCCGATGTCGCTGGGAATCCCGAGCAGAATGCCGAGTGTCAGGCCGATTGCCGTTCCGATGAACATGCACAGGCCCAGGACCATCACACCGTAGATGATCATTTGGCGTATTCCTCGAAGAGAATGCCGGCTCAAGCCCCAAATGGAAGAGCCTGCATTCAAGGGGTGGTTTTATTTATGCGAAACCACTTCGACTTTGCCGATCGCCAATTCTGAAGAATTTTTTCGATGGAGGTCGGCCTCCCGAGAAATGCCGAAACATTCCCCGGGAGAGTTTTACTCAACTTATTCGACGACCATGATCAGGGCGCCGGGCTTGACGCGGTCGCCGACGGCGACGGCGATCGACTTCACCGTGCCGTCGACCGGGCAAACCAGCGGGTTCTTCATCTTCATGGCTTCCAGCACGGCGAGCTCCGTGCCCTTGGTCACGCTGTCGCCGACCGCGACCTTGATGGCTTCGATCTTGGACGGCATCTTCGACTTGAGTTCCATGGTGTCTTTTCCTTGATTTGATGCGGGCCTGCGGCCCTGGTTCACGGCGCCGGGCCGAGGGGGGGCAACGTGTCGATCTCGTCGAGCACCCGGCGTCTGTCGACGAGACGGACGCCGTCCATTCCGCGGCCTGCGACCGCAGCGACGTCCGACACGAGTTCTGTGAGCTTGATGCCGAGACCGCCGGGAGCGGCGACCTCGACGTCGTATTTCCGGTTGTGCCGCTTCGCGACATCGGCGAGCGCGGCATGGAAGGCGCGCAATCCGGCGGCCGAGCGGGCGACGACGACCGCGTCGATGTCGGAGGACGACTCCATGTAGGGCAGACCGGTCAGTGCCTGGAGAGCCGCCGATCCGAAGAGACCGACGGCGACCCCGTGGACCTGGCCGAGACCGGCGAGCTCCAGCAGCTCGCCCGCCGCCGGGAAGTCACCGGATCCGATGCGGCCGGCGATGTCCCAAGGCGTATGGATCCCGACGACGCCCGACCGCGGCAGCGCCACGGCGGAGCGCACCCGAACCCCGTCCTCGCGGAAGGGGAAGGACACACCGATCTGGATGCTGCCGTCCGGCAGCGGCGCCTTCGGCGTGCAGACGATCCCGGGAATCGCCGTGGCGAGAAAGACGTCGCGAATACGCTCCGCCACATCGGGGCGGCGATGCATCGGCAGCAGGCCGTCACGGAGCGCGTCGGCGACGGGACGGCGATGGGCCGGCCCGATGTCGACCATGACGTGGCGCGTCAACGCCGGCAGGGCTGGTGCGGGCGTCATCGCGTTTTCGTCCAGGTCGGATCGGTCTTCGCCATCGCCTGGACCTCGGCCTGGGCGCGGACCAGATCGTCGAAGGCACGGGTGGCGACGGGTCCGCTCAGTTCGAACGGCTCCGCCCCTTGGCCGATGCCGGGGACGAGATGGAGGACAGTGGCGGGGGCCGATGTCCGAAGGTCGGGATCCACCTTCACCACCCTGCCCTTGATGCGCAGGATCGTCCGTGCCGCCCGTTCGACGGTCTCGCTGCTGGCGAGCGTCGTCGCGCGGACGAAGACCTCGTATTCCGGGTGGGTGCGGCGGCGGCGATAGGTGATGATCCGCCCGGTCGGGGAACAGGCATGGCCCGTCTCCGAGATCGGGAAGCTGTCGCCCATCGGCAGCCCGCCGACCACCAGTTCCGCCCACCCTTCGCCGGCCGGCGACGGCGCGAGCGACAGGTCGTCGCGCAGGGGATGGCCGTCGAGGGTGAGCCAGCCGAATTCCTGGCAGCCGTAGAGGTCGTGGACGGGCCAGCCGAAGCGCTCGACCCGGCTCAGGAGGTCGAGATCCAGCGGCGTGCCCGCCACGACGATGCGGCAATGCTGAGGGAAATCGCCGGCGAGGCCGAGGGAGACGGCCTCGCCGATGCTGGCCCGGATGAAGGACGATTCACCCAACACGATGTCCGGGTGCCGTCCGCAGAAGGCGGTGATGAAAGCCCCGCGGCTCGACCGGTCGAGAAAGAACCACTCGATGCCGCAACTCTCCAACGCCAGACGGGAGAAGACGTTGACGAGCGGCGGGTAGGTGACGAGCATCCGGTCGCCCGGTTTCGCCCCGATGGCCTCCATCACCCGGCGGGTCGCCTCGCAGCGCGCCTCGATCTCGGTGTGGGCGACACCGACGATGTTCTGGAACGCCGACGATCCCGTCGTGAAGGTCAGATAGGCGAGGTTGAAGGGGGTGTGCACCTCCTCGACGATGTGCGCGGCCGTCGGACCGGCGATGCCCTTGTCCGCCAGCGTGCGGCGGGGCATCTCGGCGAAGGTCGGCACGGTCGAGAACGCGTCGGCCACCGCCGCGTACTGTTCGAAGATTTCGGACATGGCACACCCCTTTCCTGTTCGCCCTGTTCCCGGTCGTTGCGTCGTCAGTTGGCGCGCGGGCGGAAACGGTCCTCGACGGCGGCGAATTCGGCACGCAGCAGCTCCTGGACCTTCGGGCGGACGGTGCGCCCGCCGCGCTCGGCGCCGAGCGCGCCGCGGCCGCGCGGACCGGTCAGCGCCGTCGCGGCCCCGTCCGACTTGGCCTTGCGGATGTCGGCGATCTGGGCGGCGATTGCGGGACGCATGCCATCGATGCTCTCGACCAGGCGCTCCACGCCGCCGAGCTTGTAGAAGAAGGCCGGACCGGCGGCGAAAACCGGGTTCGCCTTGGCCAGCTCCTCCAGCAGCTCGACGTCCTTCTTGATGATTCGCGACACCGAGGTAATCGGCATGACGTGGATCATCGTCTGGAATTCGGAGGTCAGCGACAGGATGCGGTCGGCCTGCAGTCCATGGCAGAGGAAGGCACCGGAGATGGCGCGCCCGACCACCATCGCGACGATGGGATGTCCGGCCAGCCGCGCCTCGGCCAGTGCCAGCTGATAGGCGCCGGTCGCCTTGTTCATGCCGAACAGCTCCTCGACCTTGCCCGGACCGTTGCCGGGGGTGTCGACGATCAGCACGATGGCGCGCTTCCTGGCCGCTTCCTTCTCGGCATCGGCGGCGAGAGTGGCATAGACGGCCTGCGCCATCTTGTAGCCTTCCTCCATGCCGATGATGCCGGAATAGACGACCGGGAACTTCTCGTTGAAGGCCTCGGCGTCGGAGGCGATGACCGTGACCGTCTCACCGTCCAGCTGGGCGGTGCCGACCACGGCGCCGGGGCCGAAATCCGGATCGTCGAAGGTCCGCGCACCGACGGTGCCCTCGGTGAAGCTGCCGGCATCGACGATCAGGTCGATGGCCGCGCGGCCTTGTCCCAACAGAGTTTCCATGGGTCTTTCTCCGATCACAGCGCCAGACGGCGGACGGACTTGCGGAAGTCCGAAAGCGGGCCGTCGGCGAGACCGACAGGGTCGTTGTTGCCGGCATGGCGCCAGATGTCGCGCGCATCGGTCGGCTTGAGTTCCGCCGCCAGCGCGACACCGCGCAGCTGCTTCTCGACCAGTTCCGGCGAACCGATCCGGCGCATCGCCTCGAAGGACGCGACCGGCAGGGCGCAGAGGTCGGCAAGCTGGGCGCGGAAGGCGGCGACGGTGTCGTCCACCAGGAAGTTGGCGTCGCCCATCACGTATTTGTGGCGGCCGCCGGTGGTGCGGTACACAAGGGCGCGGTTCGAGGCGTCGAACTCGTCCTTGCCCATCTCCTGCTCGATCACCTCGGGACCGGTGAGGCCGAGGCGGCCGAACTCGCTCATCACGATGGCGTCGGTGGCGGCGGCGACGAAGCCCATGCCGCCGAAGCAGCCGATGCGCGAGCCGATGAGGGCGACAACCGGCACCTTGTGGCGGGCACGCTGCAGGGCGTCCATTACCTCGGCATGGGCGAGAAGCCCGGCGTTGGCCTCGTGCAGGCGGACGCCGCCGGTCTCGAAGGAGATGGCGACGAGCGGACGCGCCGCCGCCGGCAGGTCGGGGTTCTCGGCGACGAGGCGGTCGTTGAACTCGATGGCCATGTCGATGATGCCGACCATCTTGGCGCCGCCGACCTCGCCGACCGAACCGCCGATGAAGCGGCCTTCCTGCGAGATCACGAAGACCGGGCGGGTGCCGATGCGGCCGACGCCGGTCACGATGCCGTCGTCATTCTCCACCGCTTCGCCAAGGGCGACGAGATGGGGGCTGACCAGGCGGTCGAAGGGGCCGCCGAGTTCGACGAAGCTCCCCTCGTCGACAAGACCGACGGCGCGGTCGCGCGCGCTGCATTCCAGGAAGGAATTCGTCTGAAGTCTGCTCCAGTTGGGCATGCTCGGAACTCCTCGCTTCAAGCCCGCGCCTCGGCCAGCGCCTGGCGCAGGCGCAGGGCGACGATGGCGGGCGAAGCGTTGTTGTCGTTGATCTCGATGGACAGGCCGGCGACCCCGGATTCGGTGACGAAATGCTCGACCACGCGCTTCCACAGGGCGTCGAAGCCCTTGACGGGGGTGACGATCCGCACCGACACCGCGCTTTCGCCGGTCTTCGGCTCCAGCAGCACCTCAAGGTCGCCGGAGCCGACGACGCCGCAATGGGCACGCCCGGCGAGCGGGGCGGAGCGGCCATCCCCGGCGACGGTGAATTCGATCGTTTCGAGAGACATGTCGGACTCCGATCACCAGTTGCGGAAGCGGGTCGGCGGGTTGTAGAGGCCGCCCGAGATGTCGACGAGGTCGCGCATCGAGCGGGCCGCGAGCAGGTCGCGGTTGGCACGGTTGCGGTCGATGCCGAGGTCTTCCGGGGTCTTGAAGATGTTCGCTTCGCGCAGGCGCTTGGTTTCGGCCGGATCGGCCTTCAGCCCGACCTCGGTGTAGCCGGCGGCGGCGCGGATCGCGGCCATGCGGGTGGCCATGTCCGGCGCGCGGTTGAGGTAGGCCACGCCTTCCTCGGTCACGATGTGGGTGACGTCATCGCCGTAGATCATGACCGGCGGCAGGTCGAGACCGGCATTCTCCGCCAACTGCCAGGCGTCGAGCTTCTCGACGAAGGTCGGGGCGCGGCCCTCGCCGAAGGTCTCGGCACCCTGCACGACCAGACGCTTGCCGCGCGGCATGACGCCGATCTGGTCGGCCATGTGCGGAACCTCCTGCCCGCATTTCAGCCAGCTTTCGGTCACATGGCGCCGGCCCTTGGGGTCGCAGCCCATGTTCGGCGCGCCGCCGAAGCCGGAAACGCGGTTGGCCGTCGCGGTGGAGGAGTTGCCCCACGGGTCGATCTGCAGCGTGCCGCCGATGAACATGTCGAGCGCGTAATGCCCGGCGGTCTGGGCGAAGGCGCGGTTGGAGCGCAGCGAGCCGTCCGGCCCGGTGAAGAAGATGTCGGAGCGCGCCTTGACATACTCCTCCATCCCCAACTCGCCGCCGAAGCAGTGGATGGTGTCGACCCAGCCGGCTTCGATGGCCGGGATCATCGTCGGGTGCGGGTTCAGCACCATATGGGTGCAGACCTCGCCCTTCAGGCCGAGTTCGGCGCCGTAGGTCGGCAGGATCAGCTCGATGGCCGAGGTCAGGAAGCCGATGCCGTGGTTGATCCGCTTGACCTTGTATTCGGCATAGATGCCCTTCAGGGCCAGCATGCCGAGCAGGATATGGTTGTCGGTGACCAGGCCGGGGTCGCGGGTGAACAGCGGCTCGATGAAGAAGGGCTTCGGGCTCTCGACGACGGCGTCGACCCAATCGGCCGGGATGTCGACGCGGGGCAGCTTGTCGACGATCTTGTTCACCTGGGCGATGACGATGCCCTGGCGGAACTTGGTCGCCTCGACGATGACCGGCGTGTCTTCGGTGTTGAAGCCGGTGTAGAGGTTGCCCTCGCGGTCGGCCTCATAGGCACAGATCAGCGAGACGCGCGGCGTCAGGTCGAGGAAATAGCGGCCGAACAGCTCGAGATAGGTGTGGATGGCACCGAGCTGGATCTTGCCTTCGCGGATGAACTTGGCGACGCGGCCGGACTGCGGTCCGCCGAAGGCGAAGTCGAGCTTCTTGGCGATGCCGCGCTCGAACATGTCCAGATGCGAGGCCAGCGGCACGCAGGATTGGACCATATGAAGGTCGTGGATCTCGGCCGGATCGACCTGGTTCAGGCAATCGGCGAGGAAATCCGCCTGCTTCTGGTTGTTGCCTTCGATGTTGACGCGGTCGCCGGAGCGGATCACCGCCTTCAGCAGGGCGACGGTGTCCTCGGCCTTTACGCGCTTGCCGGCGCCGATGTAGGGCGCGGCGGCCTCGAGGCGCTGGCGGGTGTCGGCTGCAAGCTTATCCCACCGTTGTTCGGTCTTCATGAGAATGCCCCTATGCGGGTCTTGGGAAGTTGCGAGGGGATCGGGGCCACAGGCGGAAACAGGCCGGTTTCCCCGGATTGGATTTCACCGGAATGGACGTCGCGAACGGTTCCAGCGGCGTCGCAGATGCGCAGCGCCCCGTCGGCCGCGAGGCCGATGAGGGTGGCGCAGATATCCTCGTCGCCGTCGGTCAGACGGACGACATGGCCGAGATGAAGTGCGTGGGCGGTCCAGGCTTCGGCGAAGGCCGGCAGTCCCTGCCCTTCCCACCGCTTGACCCAACCGTCGAGAAGCATGGCCAGACTTGCCACCAAGCCATCCCGGTCGACCGGACGGCCCGAGAGCGTGGCCAGGGAAACGGCGCCTTGGCGCAGGTTTTCAGGGAACCCGGCCTCGGGAATGGCAAGGTTGATGCCCATGCCGATCACCACGAAATCGAGGTCCCCGTCACCATCGCAGGCCGCTTCGGCGAGGATGCCGCAGATTTTCCGTCCGCCAGCCAGCAGGTCGTTCGGCCATTTGACGCCGGCAGCGACACCGGTCTCCGCGAGGATCGCCTCGCGCAGTGCCACGGCGGCCAGCAGAGGCAATTGGGCCGCCTCTCGCAGGCCGCGGCCGGTCCTGACCAAAACGGACAGGCAGAGGCTGCCGTCGGGAGCGGAGAACCATCCCCGCTCGCCCTTGCCACGGCCGGCGGTCTGGTCTCGGGCGATCAGGATGGTGCCATGGCCGGCGCCGGCCCGGCCGAGTTCGACCAGACGGCGGTTCGTGCTGTCGAGCCGGTCGGCCTCGATGACGATCCGGCCGATGCCATCGCTCCGCTCGATCGCGGATAGCCGTGTGGCACCAGGATGTTGGCAGGGAGCGGTGGGCATGGGATCGATCTCCGGGCCGGAGCCGGGGTCAGTGGGCGGCAACGAGGCCGATGGTCGAAGCGAAGATGCCGACGGCGATGGCCGAGACGATCAGGCCGCAGACATTGGCGCCCATGGCGACCGGAAGAATCATCGCGTAGGGGTTGTCCTCGGCGGCGACCTTCTGGGCGAGCTTCGCTGTGGTGGGCACGCAGGAGACACCGGCGATGCCGACCAGCGGATTGAAGCCGTTCTTGTTGAACATCCACACGACCCAGCCGCCGAGCAGACCGCCAATACCGGACACCAGCAGCGCGGTGATGCCGAGGACGAGCAGGATGGCGACGCGGCCGTCGAGCAGGGTGGAGGCTTCGCAGAGCACGCCGAGGACCAGGCCCAGCATCAGGGTCGACGAGTAGGTGATCGTCTTCTCCAGCAGCTCCTGGTACGGCTCGATCTCCGCTTCCTTGATGGCGACGCCGAGGAAGAAGGACATGATCAGCGGGGCGGCGACCGGCAGCAGCAGGCACAGCAGGGCGGCGGCGACGATGGTGAAGATGAACTTCGACTTCGACGAAACCTCCGGGAACTCCATCTCGACTTCCAGCGCCCGATACTTGGCCGGCACCAGCAGCTTCATCAGGTACGGATAGCCGGCGTAGGTCAGCGACAGGTACAGGTAGGCGATGATCGAGATCGGAACGAAAAGTTCCTTGGCCATCATCAGCGAGGCGAACAGGACCATCGGGCCGTCGGCGCCGCCGATGGAGCCGACCGCAGCCGCCTCGCCGGGGGTCAGGCCACAGTAATAGCCGATCACCAGCGTGACGAAGGTGCCCATCTCGGCGAAGATCGCGCAGGTCATCGCCGCCCACGGGCGGGCGAGGATGAAGGAGATGTCCGCCATGGTGCCGATGCCGAAGAAAAGCATGCAGGCGACCAGAGAATTGGAGAAGGCGAAGTTGTAGATCGGCTGCAGGAAGTAGATCTGCATGTCGTTGACGAGCTGTACCGGATCCGAAATCATCGGATCGAGCATCAGGGTGCCGATCTTCTGAGCCTGCAGGAACATCACGCCGGCGTTGACGCACATCATCGCGATGCCCATCGGCACCATGATGAGGGGCTCCAACGTACGCTTGAAGCCGAGATAGGCCAGGAAGAAGCCGAAGACGATCAGGGCGATGCGGGCGAAGGCGATCATCGGCTCTTGCACGAAGAGCGTTCCGATGCCCGGAAAGACGGTGAAAAGTTGCTGTAGCACGGGAGTTCTCCTCAGCGCATGGCTTATTCGGCTGAACCAGCCATGGTTTTGTTGAGTAGAACGATCACCCCGATCACGGCGTAGGCGATCACCGCGGTGAGGCCGTAGGCCATCAGCGCGTAGGCGATGACGTTCATGGATTTTCTCCTGGAACAGGGGCGTTCGGTGGGGGCGGCTCGAAGCGCGAGGTGGCTGAGACCGGAAATGTCTCCGCCTCGAGCAGATGGACGGCGACGGTCACCGCCAGCAGGTCGGCGGCACCGCCAGGGCTTAGCCGTCGGGACACGCAGTCATCGGCAAAGCGATCGATCTCGGCGATGCCCCGTTCGCTGAGCGCGCCACCGAGGTCACGCACACGGGCAGCACGCTCGCGCACGAAGGCCAGGCCCTCGGGCCCGCCGCGCCAGAGGACGGTGGTGTCCTCGGCCTCGGCGACGATGGCGACGAGCGCATGAAGAAGGGCGCGATTGAGGCCGGCTCCCTGCGCCAGCGCGGCGCGCAAGGCCGGGAGACCATGACCGGATACGGTCGGGAAACCGGCTTCGACCTCACCCCGGATGCCGGTGACTCCATGGCGGGCATAGAGGATCTCGCCCGCAGTCAGGGGATCGCGGTACGACGTCGCCAGTTCACGTTCGACAATCCCGCGGGTGATGGCGGCGACGGCGGCGAACAGACGGTCGGGGGACACGGGGCGGTGGCCGTCGTGAGAAAGGCCGGCGGCAGCGGCGGTGAGACCGAGGGCGAAAAGTGCGCCACGCTGCGTGTTGACGCCGTTGGAAGCGGCGAACAGACGCCTGTCATAGTCGCGCCCGACGGCACGGACCGGCGTCAGGATCGCCGACGGTTCGCCGACATGGGCGAGGCCGATGGCCGCACAGCGATGGAAGCAGGGTGCGATGGCCGCAGACGTCAGCATGAACGTCTGCAGATCCATGTCCGAATGCGATCCCATCGAACGCGGCGTGACGAGGCCGGGCTTGGGATGAGCCGAAACTTCGAGAAGGATGCCGGTCAGGCAGGCCGAACCGATGGTCCAGACGGCGGGAGGCACCTTTTCATGTCGGTGCGGAGCGATGGTGGAGCCGGTGAGGCCAGCCAGCGGTGACAAATACATGATGGCAACCCATCGGGTATCATCCAGCGGATGATGACATCCGCTGACGAACCCAATAAACGACGCCCATGTCGATCGACACGCGTCGTTCAGAGATCACCCTCACGCAGTCACGGTATCACTTGGTGAATACCCGGCAAGCCCCCACCATTTCAGGCGATGCAAGGCGAGCCGGAGCCCATTTGGTCGATCACTTTTCTCTTTGCCGATCTCGCGACCCCGACGATTGGCGTAAAAACGAATGGCATAGCCCTATGGGGGGTGTCAATGGACCAAAACCGCGCCCAAGAGCTCCAACGGATGGATATTCGCGTCATATCGAAGGGTTTCCAAGGCCCTAGCCGATGAAGTGCGGCGGCATGCCGCATCGATTTGGCAAGATTTGCTCGATTGCCGACTGATGGGGATATCAACTTGTGTGTCGCTCACCAAGCCTGCCAGGCGGGCTTTGCAGTTGTCCGAAACGGGGCGCGGGGAGGAGTTGGGGGCAAACGGTCAGGGCAGCGCCAGAAGCACCACCTAAGCGAGAACATCACTGCAGCCGAACCAGATCGCCAGGGACGCCAAAATGTCGCAATCGACGATATCGACAATATGGCGGCGAGTGGGTAACGTTTTGAATATTGATATATAAGAAAACGATGTTCCCCCCAGATGTCGCCCCGGTTCCGGAGGATGAAAGGCCATTTCTCCTCTTCTGCAGGGTGCCGCAAACACACTCCAGCAGGTTCAGGGAACAATGAAAGGTTGCGCCATGAAAGCAGCCACTGCGGTGATGCTTCCGGTTCTGCTGCTGACTTCCCCCACTTTCGCGACTGAAACGGAACAGTTCATCTATAGTACGGGCGGAGGCGCCCAGGCGATTGTCGGGCTGCTCCTCGTCGCATTGTTCGGGTTGCTCATCGCGGAGGTCTGCCACAAGACGCTGGCCGCCGCCGCGGTCGTCGGAACGATGCTCCTCATTTCGGCGGCGACGCCCATGAAGATCATGGATTTCGCCTCCGCCATCCGGGCAGTCGACTGGAACGTGATCTTCCTGCTCGGCAGCATGATGGCCATCGTGTCGATTCTGGTCGAGACTCGGGTCTTCGACTGGCTGAACGGCCGCATGGTACGCTGGGCAAGGGGACGGCCAAGCGCGCTCGCCAACATCATCATTGCCGCCACAGCCCT
Protein-coding regions in this window:
- the mdcB gene encoding triphosphoribosyl-dephospho-CoA synthase MdcB — encoded protein: MYLSPLAGLTGSTIAPHRHEKVPPAVWTIGSACLTGILLEVSAHPKPGLVTPRSMGSHSDMDLQTFMLTSAAIAPCFHRCAAIGLAHVGEPSAILTPVRAVGRDYDRRLFAASNGVNTQRGALFALGLTAAAAGLSHDGHRPVSPDRLFAAVAAITRGIVERELATSYRDPLTAGEILYARHGVTGIRGEVEAGFPTVSGHGLPALRAALAQGAGLNRALLHALVAIVAEAEDTTVLWRGGPEGLAFVRERAARVRDLGGALSERGIAEIDRFADDCVSRRLSPGGAADLLAVTVAVHLLEAETFPVSATSRFEPPPPNAPVPGENP